One segment of Salvelinus fontinalis isolate EN_2023a chromosome 12, ASM2944872v1, whole genome shotgun sequence DNA contains the following:
- the cracr2aa gene encoding EF-hand calcium-binding domain-containing protein 4B isoform X2, whose protein sequence is MAAFTSTPKVRSRSAPRHRDWDQSPAECDWKDCEAGGGERSTGHSTMLEKTQDFFQICDIEDKGFITHRDMQRLHGQLPLSAEELENVFDTLDSDGNGYLTLQEFSSGFSEFLFGRRISVTEGMGEASPIAKETNKGPPDSLYQTQWEERLMGSEDEEERHFCMLMESLGASNVFEDPGEVRSLWAQLRRDEPHLLSNFEEFLARVTFQIKEANQEKREMESALKRKAATHDDEIQRLYEEMEQQIKNEKDRILLQDSERFLSRSQDLEHQLSSKERELEQIFQKQRRLECQCRELHSEQHVTKVENVKLKQTNEDLAQELEHTSQELTLAQEQLGLLQEQSSRLHKEREREMYQVTEGLQRERASLLKQLDLLREMNKHLRDERDMSSYQKLRNTVENPAWNPRPGSNTLNPFDKKAFKCEEEVGLPHSKKSPGGVNGYSLEDVVASKPPHRPLQRIISIEEDHLPQLLQDDYHAQLCEWSEEAEEDGEEEEHIELQMNSIYPPSSLPTREQQPADTRESETPTSPRGQPVGKETVVNEGAAPPPDRLFKIVLVGNSSVGKTSLLMRFCDDCFYPGTSATVGIDYSVKTITVDNSKVALQMWDTAGQERYRSITKQFFRKADGVVVMYDITDEQSFTAVRQWLTSVQEGAGEDIPIMLLGNKTDKESEREVQTRVGEKLAKNSERAGGQREREDGPTGKQLFT, encoded by the exons aTGGCAGCTTTCACCAGTACCCCCAAAGTGAGATCCAGGAGTGCTCCTCGGCACAGAGACTGGGACCAGAGCCCGGCCGAGTGTGACTGGAAGGACTGTGAGGCTGGAGGCGGTGAGAGATCTACAGGACACAGCACCATGCTGGAGAAGACCCAGGACTTCTTCCAGATCTGTGACATCGAGGACAAAGGCTTCATCACCCACCGGGACATGCAG AGGCTCCATGGACAGCTGCCCCTCAGTGCAGAGGAGCTGGAGAATGTCTTTGACACCCTGGATTCTGACGGCAACGGATACCTCACCCTGCAGGAGTTCTCCTCAGGGTTCA GTGAGTTCCTGTTTGGCCGAAGGATCTCTGTAACAGAAGGGATGGGAGAGGCCAGCCCCATTGCCAAGGAAACCAACAAGGGCCCCCCAGACTCCCTTTACCAGACCCAGTGGGAGGAGAGGCTGATGGGCAGCGAGGACGAGGAAGAGAGGCACTTCTGCATGCTCATGGAGAGCTTGGGCGCCAGCAACGTCTTTGAGGA CCCTGGTGAGGTGCGTAGTCTGTGGGCCCAGCTGAGAAGAGATGAGCCGCATCTCCTGTCCAACTTTGAGGAGTTCCTGGCCAGGGTCACCTTCCAGATCAAAGAGGCCAACCaggagaagagggagatggagagcgcCCTTAAAAG AAAagcagcaacacatgacgacGAGATCCAGCGCTTATATGAAGAAATGGAGCAGCAAATCAAAAATGAGAAGGACAGGATCCTCCTGCAG gACTCTGAACGCTTCCTGTCTAGGAGCCAGGACTTAGAGCATCAGCTCTCCAGTAAGGAGCGGGAGCTGGAGCAGATCTTCCAGAAACAGAGGCGG ttggagtgtcagtgtcgGGAGCTGCACAGTGAGCAGCACGTGACCAAGGTGGAGAATGTGAAGCTGAAGCAGACCAATGAGGATCTGGCCCAAGAGCTGGAGCACACCAGTCAGGAGCTGACCCTGGCACAGGAGCAGCTGGGCCTCCTGCAGGAGCAGTCGTCACGCCTGcacaaggagagggagag GGAAATGTACCAGGTCACAGAGGGATtgcagagagagcgagcaagcctGCTGAAACAACTTGACCTGCTGAG GGAAATGAACAAACACTTACGAGATGAACGAGATATGTCCTCGTATCAA AAACTGAGGAATACTGTTGAAAATCCTGCTTGGAACCCGAGGCCTGGATCAAATACTCTGAATCCCTTTGACAAAAAGGCCTTTAAATG TGAGGAAGAGGTAGGGCTCCCCCACTCTAAGAAGAGCCCGGGGGGAGTGAATGGCTACAGCCTGGAGGATGTGGTAGCCTCCAAACCCCCCCACAGACCCCTACAGAGGATCATCTCCATAGAGGAGGACCACCTACCCCAGCTCTTGCAGGACGACTACCATGCCCAGCTCTGTGAGTGGAGCGAGGAGGCAGAGGAAGACGGGGAGGAGGAAGAACACATAGAGCTGCAGATGAACTCAATATATCCTCCAAGTTCTCTTCCGACTAGGGAGCAGCAGCCAGCTGACACCAGAGAGTCAGAGACGCCTACATCCCCCAGGGGCCAGCCTGTCGGCAAGGAGACCGTAGTGAAC GAGGGTGCAGCGCCACCCCCGGACCGCCTGTTTAAGATCGTGCTGGTAGGGAACTCTAGCGTGGGGAAGACCTCACTCCTCATGAGGTTCTGTGACGACTGCTTCTACCCAGGCACCTCTGCCACCGTGG GCATAGACTACAGTGTGAAAACGATAACGGTGGACAACAGCAAGGTGGCGCTGCAGATGTGGGATACAGCAGGACAGGAGAG GTATCGCAGCATCACCAAGCAGTTCTTCCGCAAAGCTGACGGTGTGGTAGTCATGTATGACATCACTGATGAGCAGAGCTTCACTGCGGTGAGACAGTGGCTGACCAGTGTACAG GAGGGGGCCGGCGAGGATATTCCCATCATGCTGCTGGGAAACAAAACGGACAAGGAGAGCGAGCGGGAGGTTCAGACGAGAGTAGGCGAGAAATTGGCCAAG AATTCTGAAAGagcaggaggacagagagaaagagaagacggTCCAACTGGTAAACAGCTCTTCACATAA
- the cracr2aa gene encoding EF-hand calcium-binding domain-containing protein 4B isoform X1, translated as MAAFTSTPKVRSRSAPRHRDWDQSPAECDWKDCEAGGGERSTGHSTMLEKTQDFFQICDIEDKGFITHRDMQRLHGQLPLSAEELENVFDTLDSDGNGYLTLQEFSSGFSEFLFGRRISVTEGMGEASPIAKETNKGPPDSLYQTQWEERLMGSEDEEERHFCMLMESLGASNVFEDPGEVRSLWAQLRRDEPHLLSNFEEFLARVTFQIKEANQEKREMESALKRKAATHDDEIQRLYEEMEQQIKNEKDRILLQDSERFLSRSQDLEHQLSSKERELEQIFQKQRRLECQCRELHSEQHVTKVENVKLKQTNEDLAQELEHTSQELTLAQEQLGLLQEQSSRLHKEREREMYQVTEGLQRERASLLKQLDLLREMNKHLRDERDMSSYQKLRNTVENPAWNPRPGSNTLNPFDKKAFKCEEEVGLPHSKKSPGGVNGYSLEDVVASKPPHRPLQRIISIEEDHLPQLLQDDYHAQLCEWSEEAEEDGEEEEHIELQMNSIYPPSSLPTREQQPADTRESETPTSPRGQPVGKETVVNEGAAPPPDRLFKIVLVGNSSVGKTSLLMRFCDDCFYPGTSATVGIDYSVKTITVDNSKVALQMWDTAGQERYRSITKQFFRKADGVVVMYDITDEQSFTAVRQWLTSVQEGAGEDIPIMLLGNKTDKESEREVQTRVGEKLAKDCQLIFYECSACSGQNVVDSLVHLARILKEQEDREKEKTVQLVNSSSHKKRSCC; from the exons aTGGCAGCTTTCACCAGTACCCCCAAAGTGAGATCCAGGAGTGCTCCTCGGCACAGAGACTGGGACCAGAGCCCGGCCGAGTGTGACTGGAAGGACTGTGAGGCTGGAGGCGGTGAGAGATCTACAGGACACAGCACCATGCTGGAGAAGACCCAGGACTTCTTCCAGATCTGTGACATCGAGGACAAAGGCTTCATCACCCACCGGGACATGCAG AGGCTCCATGGACAGCTGCCCCTCAGTGCAGAGGAGCTGGAGAATGTCTTTGACACCCTGGATTCTGACGGCAACGGATACCTCACCCTGCAGGAGTTCTCCTCAGGGTTCA GTGAGTTCCTGTTTGGCCGAAGGATCTCTGTAACAGAAGGGATGGGAGAGGCCAGCCCCATTGCCAAGGAAACCAACAAGGGCCCCCCAGACTCCCTTTACCAGACCCAGTGGGAGGAGAGGCTGATGGGCAGCGAGGACGAGGAAGAGAGGCACTTCTGCATGCTCATGGAGAGCTTGGGCGCCAGCAACGTCTTTGAGGA CCCTGGTGAGGTGCGTAGTCTGTGGGCCCAGCTGAGAAGAGATGAGCCGCATCTCCTGTCCAACTTTGAGGAGTTCCTGGCCAGGGTCACCTTCCAGATCAAAGAGGCCAACCaggagaagagggagatggagagcgcCCTTAAAAG AAAagcagcaacacatgacgacGAGATCCAGCGCTTATATGAAGAAATGGAGCAGCAAATCAAAAATGAGAAGGACAGGATCCTCCTGCAG gACTCTGAACGCTTCCTGTCTAGGAGCCAGGACTTAGAGCATCAGCTCTCCAGTAAGGAGCGGGAGCTGGAGCAGATCTTCCAGAAACAGAGGCGG ttggagtgtcagtgtcgGGAGCTGCACAGTGAGCAGCACGTGACCAAGGTGGAGAATGTGAAGCTGAAGCAGACCAATGAGGATCTGGCCCAAGAGCTGGAGCACACCAGTCAGGAGCTGACCCTGGCACAGGAGCAGCTGGGCCTCCTGCAGGAGCAGTCGTCACGCCTGcacaaggagagggagag GGAAATGTACCAGGTCACAGAGGGATtgcagagagagcgagcaagcctGCTGAAACAACTTGACCTGCTGAG GGAAATGAACAAACACTTACGAGATGAACGAGATATGTCCTCGTATCAA AAACTGAGGAATACTGTTGAAAATCCTGCTTGGAACCCGAGGCCTGGATCAAATACTCTGAATCCCTTTGACAAAAAGGCCTTTAAATG TGAGGAAGAGGTAGGGCTCCCCCACTCTAAGAAGAGCCCGGGGGGAGTGAATGGCTACAGCCTGGAGGATGTGGTAGCCTCCAAACCCCCCCACAGACCCCTACAGAGGATCATCTCCATAGAGGAGGACCACCTACCCCAGCTCTTGCAGGACGACTACCATGCCCAGCTCTGTGAGTGGAGCGAGGAGGCAGAGGAAGACGGGGAGGAGGAAGAACACATAGAGCTGCAGATGAACTCAATATATCCTCCAAGTTCTCTTCCGACTAGGGAGCAGCAGCCAGCTGACACCAGAGAGTCAGAGACGCCTACATCCCCCAGGGGCCAGCCTGTCGGCAAGGAGACCGTAGTGAAC GAGGGTGCAGCGCCACCCCCGGACCGCCTGTTTAAGATCGTGCTGGTAGGGAACTCTAGCGTGGGGAAGACCTCACTCCTCATGAGGTTCTGTGACGACTGCTTCTACCCAGGCACCTCTGCCACCGTGG GCATAGACTACAGTGTGAAAACGATAACGGTGGACAACAGCAAGGTGGCGCTGCAGATGTGGGATACAGCAGGACAGGAGAG GTATCGCAGCATCACCAAGCAGTTCTTCCGCAAAGCTGACGGTGTGGTAGTCATGTATGACATCACTGATGAGCAGAGCTTCACTGCGGTGAGACAGTGGCTGACCAGTGTACAG GAGGGGGCCGGCGAGGATATTCCCATCATGCTGCTGGGAAACAAAACGGACAAGGAGAGCGAGCGGGAGGTTCAGACGAGAGTAGGCGAGAAATTGGCCAAG GACTGCCAGTTGATTTTCTATGAGTGCAGTGCTTGCTCTGGACAAAACGTTGTAGACTCTCTGGTACATTTGGCAAG AATTCTGAAAGagcaggaggacagagagaaagagaagacggTCCAACTGGTAAACAGCTCTTCACATAAGAAGAGGTCCTGCTGCTAG